The Galactobacillus timonensis genome has a segment encoding these proteins:
- a CDS encoding type II toxin-antitoxin system RelB/DinJ family antitoxin, translated as MATRTANVIARVEPDVKEKAENILKGMGIPSSVAINMFYRQIITDNGLPFQPSRNVQAPKALSEMSREEFNARMAEGLRQADHGEVSSVEDVRKRIMGELHGLL; from the coding sequence ATGGCAACAAGAACGGCGAATGTTATTGCAAGGGTAGAACCTGATGTCAAAGAAAAGGCAGAAAATATTTTAAAAGGTATGGGTATCCCCTCCTCTGTAGCGATCAACATGTTCTACAGACAGATCATTACGGACAACGGCCTTCCATTTCAACCATCAAGGAATGTGCAGGCTCCGAAGGCACTGAGCGAGATGTCACGTGAAGAGTTCAACGCAAGAATGGCAGAAGGCCTTCGCCAGGCAGATCATGGAGAAGTTTCGTCTGTAGAGGATGTTCGCAAGAGGATAATGGGGGAGCTGCATGGACT
- a CDS encoding helix-turn-helix domain-containing protein: MAVSYNKLWKMLIDKGMKRTELRDAVDMSTNSLAKLGKNDYISLEILDRICTYLQCDIGDIMEFVSPKKNVNSNTPSGQNEVRP, translated from the coding sequence ATGGCTGTAAGCTATAACAAACTCTGGAAAATGTTAATTGATAAGGGCATGAAGCGTACAGAACTTCGCGATGCTGTCGATATGAGCACGAACTCACTGGCAAAGCTGGGGAAGAACGACTATATCTCACTGGAGATTCTGGACAGGATTTGCACGTATCTGCAGTGCGACATCGGTGACATTATGGAGTTTGTTTCTCCGAAGAAGAATGTTAATTCTAATACGCCTTCCGGTCAGAATGAGGTGCGTCCATGA